The Crassaminicella indica genomic interval TTTAAATACTGTGAAAAGAGCTATATGGATTATAACTTTTGTGCTTTTAATTTTATCTATAGGAGCAGCTACTTTAATAGGAAGACAGATCGCAGTACCTATTATTTTAGCTACAGAGTATGCAAAACAAATGGCATCAGGTGATTTTACAAAGGATGTACCAGAAAAATTTTTAGAAAAGAAAGATGAAATAGGACAATTAGGAAAAGCATTTGATGAAATGACGAAAAATTTTAGAAATCTTATAGGCAATATGCTTGAATCCTCTCAGCAAGTAGCTGCATCATCAGAGGAATTGGCGGCTACATCTGAGCAATCTATGAAAGCATCAGAAGAAATTGCTAAAACTGTGGAAGAAATAGCTAAAGGTGCTACAGATCAAGCAAAAGATACAGAAAATGGTGCAAATAATGTGCTTGAGCTAGGTCATCTTATTGAAAAAAATCAAAATTATTTGAAAAAGCTTAATAAAGAATCTGAAAAAGTAAATCAGTTAGTTGAGGAAGGGTTGAAAATAATAGAGGATTTAGATAAAAATACAGATGAAAGCAGCAATGCAATAAAAGAAGTCTATGACAATATTTTAAAAACTAATGCAAGTGCAGAAGATATTGGACAAGCTAGTCAAGTTATTGCATCTATAGCAGAACAGACAAGTTTATTAGCACTAAATGCGGCTATTGAGGCTGCAAGGGCAGGAGAACATGGAAGAGGCTTTGCGGTAGTTGCTGATGAAATCAAAAAATTATCTGAACAATCTGCATATTCTACAACCTTGATTGATGAAGCAGTGAATAAATTACAAAGTAATTCTAATATTTCAGTAGAGACAGTTAAGAAGGTTTTGGAATTTATGGATATTCAAACAGAAAGCGTAAAAAATACAGAAAGTAAATATGGAGAAATTACAAAGACTATTCAATCTTCTGAAGAGACCATTAAAGATTTGAATAGTTCTGGAAAGAATATGGAGAAGAAGAAACAAGAGCTATTAGACATTATTCAAAATCTATCGGCTATTGCTCAGCAAAATGCAGCAAGCACAGAGGAAGGAGCTGCAGCAGCACAGCAACAGACTGCTTCTATGAATGAAGTTGCTGATGCGAGTGAAGGATTAGCACGGTTAGCTCAAGAGCTTCAAGAAGAGATCGCTAAATTCAAGATATAGCATAATTAAAGTGAAGGAAATAGTATGAAAATGTAGAATATATTGAATATCGTATAAAACGGAGGAATAGAATAAGTATTGGATGAAATGAGCTTATGGGGGGATGGAGGGGTGCTTGAGCTGTTCAAGAAAAATATAAAGACGAATTTGCTTTTGATAGGGGGATTGGTTGGATTTTTTTTCACTATGTTTTCAAATTTTGTGGTAGGATATATTGTTGGTGGAGCTATAGGATATGCTATAGGATATGAGATAGAAAAAAGACTGCTTTAAATAAGAAAAAGTATTTTGTTATAAAAATAGAGGACTGTTTTTATATAAATGATATTATAAGCACTTAGGTTAAATCTAGGTGCTTATTTTTTATATATCGTAAAAATTCATGCTTGTATATAGAATATAAGCTAAGCTTATTGACAAATTGCTCCAAAAAAAATATAATAAACTGGTTTTAGTTTTAATAAACTTTAAGGTTACAAATACTAAATATTTTTTTCTTTGAGAATAGGAAAAATGATACAATTAATGTTATTATAAAGTAAGGAGGGCTATGAATATGGAATCGTATATTATTGAATTAAACGATGTTTTTAAGACATTTGAAGATAAAGAGGTTTTATGTGGTATAAACTTGTGCATAAAACCAAAAGAATTTGTCACCCTTTTAGGGCCGAGTGGATGCGGAAAGACTACTACACTTAGAATTATTGGAGGCTTTGAACATGCAACGGCTGGAGATGTTTATTTTGAAGGAAAAAAAATCAATGAAATTCCTCCATTTAAAAGACAAATAAATACAGTATTTCAAAAGTATGCCCTTTTTCCACATTTAAATGTTTTTGAAAATATAGCTTTTGGCTTGAAGATAAAAAAGATAGAAAAATCCTTAATAGAACAAAAAGTAAAAGCAATGTTAAAGCTAGTGAATTTAGAAGGCTTTGAAAACCGTAGGATAGATTCTTTGAGCGGTGGACAACAGCAAAGAATTGCAATAGCAAGAGCCCTTGTGAATGAACCAAAGGTGCTTCTTTTGGACGAGCCTCTTGGGGCTTTAGATTTAAAGCTCAGAAAAGAGATGCAAATAGAATTAAAGAAAATTCAGCAAAGAGTAGGAATCACTTTTATTTATGTAACGCATGATCAGGAGGAAGCCTTGACTATGTCTGATCGTGTAGTTGTTATGAGTGAAGGATATATCCAGCAGATTGGAAAGCCGCAAGATATTTATGATGAGCCTGTCAATCAATTTGTGGCAGATTTTATTGGAGAAGGAAATATACTAGGTGGTTTTATGCTAAAAGATTTTTGTGTGAAGGTAGAGGATAAAATACTGCCTTGCGTAGATAAGGGATTTACAAAAAATGAAGCTGTGGATGTTTTGGTAAGACCTGAGGATATAGAAATTGTAAAGGCTGATGAAGGAATGATCAAAGGAAAAGTTACCTCTGTTATATTTAAAGGAGTTCATTATGAAATAGAGGTTCAAGATGAAAGTGGATTTCAATGGATGATTCATAGTATACATATGCCAAATATAGAAGAATATGTGGGTCTTAAAATTATACCAGATGCTATACATATCATGAAAAAGGCGGTGTAGGAATGAAGAAGAAATATCTTTCTATTCCCTATGCATTATGGTCATTAATATTTAGTATTGCACCTATTATTATTATCATGGTATATAGCTTTTGTAAGCGTTCTCCTTATGGCAGGATTGTTTATGAATTTACTTTAGATAACTATAGAAGCTTCATGGAGCCTATTTACTTAAATGTATTGTGGAGATCGATTATTCTTGCAGCTATTAGTACGATGATTTGTTTATTGATTTCCTATCCTATGGCTATGATTATTGCCAGAAGCTCTTTAAAGAGAAGGAATGTACTGATTATGTTATTTGTTGTTCCACTTTGGACAAACTTTTTGCTCAGAACATATGCATGGATGGTTTTGTTGAGGGATCAAGGGATTATTAATCAGTTTTTAATAGGACTAGGTGTGATAGATAAACCTTTAGGATTTTTATATAATGCTGGAGCAGTAGTGCTTGGCATGGTATACAACTTTCTTCCCTTTATGGTGTTGCCGATATATTCTGTACTTGTTAAAATTGATGATAGTTTAATAGAGGCAGCGCAGGATTTAGGGGCTACATCTAGGGAGGTTTTTATGAAGGTGATTTTCCCTTTAAGTATACCGGGAGTAGTATCAGGACTAATTATGGTATTTATGCCTGCTGTAAGTACTTTTGTTATATCTGACTTGTTAGGAGGAGGACAGACTATTCTTCTTGGAAACTTAATACAAAATCAGTTTTTATTTGCAAGAAATTGGCAGTTTGGTTCAGCTATTTCTATGATTATGATGGTATTGATTTTAATTGGTATGGCTATAAGTAACAAATATCAAGATGAGGAAGGGGGAGGATTATGGTAAAAAGAATAATAAAAAGGCTTTATGCTTTTTTAGTATATTTATTTTTATATCTTCCCATATTCCTGTTAATAATCTATTCTTTCAATGATTCAAAATATCGAGGCAAATGGAATGGGTTTACACTTAGATGGTACAAAGCTTTATTTTCTGATCAGACTGTTGCTCAGGCTCTTTATAATACATTTGCAATAGCAATACTTGCAGCAATCATTTCAACGATTATAGGAACGATTAGTGCTATTGCTATACATAAAATGTCACCAAGATGGAGAAGCATTTTTATGAATGTAACTTATTTGCCTGTAATGAATCCAGATATTGTGATTGGTATATCCTTGCTTGCTTTGTTTGTAGCATTAAAGATAAGGTTAGGGTTTATTACACTGCTTCTTGCACATATAACCTTTAATATACCTTATGTGATTTTAGCAGTGTTACCAAAGCTAAGGCAGTTAAATCCTTATCTTGAAGAGGCAGCCTTAGACTTGGGAGCAACACCTATGCAGGCATTTTTCAAGGTAATACTTCCTGAAATTATGCCGGGAGTTATTACGGGTGCATTGCTTGCATTTACATTGTCATTAGATGATTTTATGGTAAGCTTTTTTACGACTGGGTCAGGTGTAAATACTTTGTCTATTAAGGTATATTCTATGACTAAAACGGGGGTTACTCCTAAAATAAATGCTTTATCTACCCTTCTTTTTATAGGGGTTTTAGGGTTATTGCTTTTATTACAAAAAAGAGAAAAAACGAACTAAAGGAAAGGATGGTTGGATTGAAAAAAACTTTATGGCTTGTTGTATTTTGTATGGTTTTTGTTTTATTTACTGGATGTGGAGAAAAAGTCAATGAACAAGGATATTATAGTAAGATCAATGTATACAATTGGGGAGAGTATATAGACCCACAAGTATTAAAGGATTTTGAGAAAGAATATGGTATAGAAGTGAATTATGAAACTTATGCAGGAAATGAAGAAATGCTTGCAAAGGTACAAGCTGGTGGAACAGATTATGATGTGATTTTTCCATCAGATTATATGGTAGAGGCAATGATTAAGGAAGGTTTATTACAAGAGTTGGATTATAATAATTTACCAAATTTCAAAAACATTAGAGAAGAATTTAAAAATCTTCCTTATGATAAAGAGCATAAATATTCTGTTCCTTATCTTTGGGGAACTATTGGCATATTGTATGATACTACAAAAATCAAAGAGGATATCGATAGCTGGAATGCTTTATGGGATAAAAAATACAAAGGTAATATTGTTATGTTTGACAGTGTGAGGGATAATCTAGGTGTAGCTTTAAAAAGACTAGGATATTCTATGAATACAAAAAATATAGATGAGTTAGAAAAAGCAAAGGAAGAATTGATAAAACAAAAGCCTTTGGTAAAAGCTTATGATTCAGATGCTTATAAAGATATGATGGCTTCTGGAGAAGCAGCAATATCCATGTGCTTTTTAGGAGATGCTATGGTGTTAATGGAAGAAAATCCAAATCTTAAATATGTTCTTCCAAAGGAGGGAACAAATCTTTGGTTTGATACGATGGCTGTTCCAATTACAAGCAAGCATAAAAAAGAAGCAGAGCTTTTTATAAATTATTTGATGCGTCCAGAGGTAGCTGCAAAATGTGCACAATTTGTAATGTATGCAACTCCTAATAAAGAGGCTATGAAGCTGCTTCCAAAAGAAATAAGAGAAAATGAAATTATCTATCCAAAGGGAAATTTCTTTGAAAAGGGAGAGGTATTTATAGATTTAGGAGAATTTACAACAGAGTATGATAGAATATGGACACAAGTGAAAGCTTACTAATCTCAAATGTTTACAGTCTGTTTTTATAGAAATAGACTGTAATTTTTTTTTGCAAAGGTAAACTTAAACATTGAGCATGGTTGACAAAAGAAATACCCTCATATATGATAAAAGTAACATTGTATAAAGGGAGAGGTGCTTTATGAAAATTAAGACTAGAGATATGATATTGGTTGCAATGTTTGCAGCACTTATGGCTATTGGTGCTTTTATAAAAATTCCAACACCTATTGTTCCTATTACATTACAGTATTTGTTCTGTGCTTTTTCTGGAGTGTTTTTAGGGGCTAGATTAGGCATGTATTCGCAGTTGTTATATGTATTTATTGGACTTTGTGGAGTTCCGATCTTTACAGGAGGGGGAGGGCTGAAATATATTTACAAGCCTAGCTTTGGTTATTTGATTGGATTTATACTTTGTGCGTATATAATAGGTAAATTTACTGAGAGATTAAAAGAAGTAAAATTTAAAAATATATTTTTCCCAGTTATTGGAGGATTGGTAGCTGTTTATAGTATAGGTGTACCTTATATGTATATGATTATGCGTTTTTATTCAGGAAAGTCAATTACTTTTATGACAGCATTAAAATTTGGATTTTTCCCATTTGTTATACAAGATATTTGTTGGAGTATACTCATTGCTTATACTGCTACAAAAGTAGTTCCAGCTCTTCGTAGGGCAGGATATGTATCTATAAAGTAAAAAAAGAATTTTAGGAGCTAGATAAAATGAAAACCTTTATAACGGAAATAAAGACAAGAATATTAGCTGGTGGAGAAATTACTTATGAAGAAGCGGTAAAATTAATGGCAATTGATGAAAAAGATGAAGAGACAATAAAAGCTTTATTTGATGCAGCAAATATGATTAGAGAGAAATTTGTAGGAAATAAAGCAGATTTATGTAGCATTATTAATGCAAAGAGCGGAATGTGTTCTGAGGATTGCAAATATTGTGCTCAATCTATTCATTATCAAACAGGCGTAGAGGTCTATGATTTATTAGATTATGATGAAATTCTAAAAAGAGCTTTAGAGATGGAGCGGGAGGGGGTAAATAGGTTTTCGTTAGTTACAAGTGGAAAAGGAATAGATCAAAGGGATTTTGATAAACTTATCAAAATTTATGAAAGACTTACAAGAGATACAAATTTGAAAATATGTGCATCTCATGGAATAATATCATATGAACAGGCGGTAAGGTTAAAAATCGCAGGGGTAAACATGTATCATCACAATGTAGAAGCTAGCAGTAGCTTTTATGAGAATATTTGTAGTACTCATACCTATGAAGATAGAATAAATACAATAAATAATGTGCAAAAAGCAGGACTAAAGCTATGTTGTGGTGGTATTATAGGATTAGGAGAAGCTGTAGAGGATCGTGTGAAGATGGCTTTTGAAATAAAGAATTTAGGGATTAAATCTGTTCCGATCAATATTTTAAACCCTATTAAAGGAACACCCTTAGAAAATGTTGATAAGCTTTCTCCTCTAGAGATATTAAAAGCAATGGCTATTTTTAGATTGATTATACCAGATGGAGTTATTCGATATGCTGGAGGAAGAGTTTCGCTAGGAGCAATGCAGCATATGGGATTTAAGGCAGGTGTAAATGCTGCTTTGGTAGGAAATTATTTAACTACTGTAGGAAATAAAATTATAGATGATATAAGGATGATTAAAGAGCAGGGATTTGAATTATAACATATGGTCTACTGAGGCTGTATGTTTTTTATTTTGGAAATATATCAAAAAAATTACAAATTTTTAGAGGAATATTTGTGATTATGGAGAAATTAAATACTGTTGCACTAATGAAAAATGGTATTATTTTACTATTGTCAAATAAAGGGGAATTTAGGGATGGAAAAGTGCATAGGAAGGATTTTAGAAGTATATAAAAATTATTTGGGGATTGATGATAATCAAGAAGCGATTTTGAGATATTCTTTGTATCTGATGATGAGTGCGATTTTGGGGTATTTTTTAGCACTTGCTGCTGCGTGGTTGTTGGGAACCTTTTCATATGTATTTGTGATTATGATTACCATATCAATATTGCGATCTTCTTCAGGAGGGGCTCATTGTGAAAGTATGTGGAATTGTGCAATTTTTGGAATGGTTGTATCCAATGCTTTAGGGCTATTAATAAAGGTTATTGTACCTACTAAGGAGATTACATTGTCAATTTTAGTGTTTGTATTTTTATTTGGGTTATGGAGCATAAATAAATACGCTCCAGCAGATACACCACAAAAGCCTATCAATACTTTTGAAAAAAGGGAAAAATTAAAAAGACGATCACTAGTTATTTTAGTAGTGTGGTGTTTTTTGAATATAGGATATTATATTATTTTCAAAAGGGGTCACAGTATGGTCATAGCATCTAGCTTAGGAGTTTTGTGGCAGTGTTTTTCCATAACAAAGGTGGGATATAAACTCTGGCATAAGTCAGATTGTTTATTAAATAAAATATTGGGAAAATAAGGGGGGATACAAATGATGAGAAGATTACTACAATTATCAGTTGCTGTTCTTACATTTTTTGCAATTACAAATGCAGCATCAGCATGTGCTACTCTTGGTTATCAACCAGAACTACCTGAGCAGTTAAAAGGTATGTAAGGACTAATGGCAATAGAGCAATGCTCTATTGCCATTGGCAACTGGTAAAGAGAAAGGAAGAGTATATGGATATAGTAGAAAGACTAGCAAGTTATTGTATCGAATGTTTTTTTATGATTGGAGCAGGCTTAGGTCTTATAGGAATACGTCTTAAGTTAAGAAGAATAATGCTGATTGCTATTGTACAGGGAATAATAGTACATGTAGTTAGAGCTTTTTATATCAAGAATAATATTCCCTTTGGGACACATATTTTTATAATATTTATGTGTTATGTGATATTGCTTGTATTAATTGGAAAACAAAGAATATTAGATAGTATTATTTCTGGACTGATAAGCTTTTTACTGTTGCTTTGGGGGGAAGGAGTATTTTTATTTCCATTCTTGAAATTATTTCAATTTGACCCAGCGACATTAATGAGCAGACCAGGTGGAACGCTGATAGGGATGTTGTTATCTGATTTTCTTTTGATTGTTGGATTTTTAATAGGCTATGTATTTAAGATTACTATTATAGATTTTAAGCATTTTCATGAAAATAAA includes:
- a CDS encoding methyl-accepting chemotaxis protein, whose product is MKSIQTKIIVFFSIVLLLVCGILGTISYVKASGTLTNSVERNLERIAKEASKVIKARVDIQLEKLEVIASKTSIANPNAPLEDKLKALREEVKRSGYLMMEIVDPSGKAVDTNGKVYDLSDQEYFKNALKGETLMSDLIVRKADGALILAVATPIKHDGKIIGVLVAIRDGNNLSKLIEDITIGKSGYAYVIDHEGTIIGHKDRALVKERYNLLEMVKSDEKYKALAVLTEKMIERASGTGRYYFQGKDKIMGYAPIEGTTWAVAVTSYVSEALYDLNTVKRAIWIITFVLLILSIGAATLIGRQIAVPIILATEYAKQMASGDFTKDVPEKFLEKKDEIGQLGKAFDEMTKNFRNLIGNMLESSQQVAASSEELAATSEQSMKASEEIAKTVEEIAKGATDQAKDTENGANNVLELGHLIEKNQNYLKKLNKESEKVNQLVEEGLKIIEDLDKNTDESSNAIKEVYDNILKTNASAEDIGQASQVIASIAEQTSLLALNAAIEAARAGEHGRGFAVVADEIKKLSEQSAYSTTLIDEAVNKLQSNSNISVETVKKVLEFMDIQTESVKNTESKYGEITKTIQSSEETIKDLNSSGKNMEKKKQELLDIIQNLSAIAQQNAASTEEGAAAAQQQTASMNEVADASEGLARLAQELQEEIAKFKI
- the potA gene encoding spermidine/putrescine ABC transporter ATP-binding protein; the encoded protein is MESYIIELNDVFKTFEDKEVLCGINLCIKPKEFVTLLGPSGCGKTTTLRIIGGFEHATAGDVYFEGKKINEIPPFKRQINTVFQKYALFPHLNVFENIAFGLKIKKIEKSLIEQKVKAMLKLVNLEGFENRRIDSLSGGQQQRIAIARALVNEPKVLLLDEPLGALDLKLRKEMQIELKKIQQRVGITFIYVTHDQEEALTMSDRVVVMSEGYIQQIGKPQDIYDEPVNQFVADFIGEGNILGGFMLKDFCVKVEDKILPCVDKGFTKNEAVDVLVRPEDIEIVKADEGMIKGKVTSVIFKGVHYEIEVQDESGFQWMIHSIHMPNIEEYVGLKIIPDAIHIMKKAV
- a CDS encoding ABC transporter permease, producing MKKKYLSIPYALWSLIFSIAPIIIIMVYSFCKRSPYGRIVYEFTLDNYRSFMEPIYLNVLWRSIILAAISTMICLLISYPMAMIIARSSLKRRNVLIMLFVVPLWTNFLLRTYAWMVLLRDQGIINQFLIGLGVIDKPLGFLYNAGAVVLGMVYNFLPFMVLPIYSVLVKIDDSLIEAAQDLGATSREVFMKVIFPLSIPGVVSGLIMVFMPAVSTFVISDLLGGGQTILLGNLIQNQFLFARNWQFGSAISMIMMVLILIGMAISNKYQDEEGGGLW
- a CDS encoding ABC transporter permease, yielding MVKRIIKRLYAFLVYLFLYLPIFLLIIYSFNDSKYRGKWNGFTLRWYKALFSDQTVAQALYNTFAIAILAAIISTIIGTISAIAIHKMSPRWRSIFMNVTYLPVMNPDIVIGISLLALFVALKIRLGFITLLLAHITFNIPYVILAVLPKLRQLNPYLEEAALDLGATPMQAFFKVILPEIMPGVITGALLAFTLSLDDFMVSFFTTGSGVNTLSIKVYSMTKTGVTPKINALSTLLFIGVLGLLLLLQKREKTN
- a CDS encoding ABC transporter substrate-binding protein, which codes for MVGLKKTLWLVVFCMVFVLFTGCGEKVNEQGYYSKINVYNWGEYIDPQVLKDFEKEYGIEVNYETYAGNEEMLAKVQAGGTDYDVIFPSDYMVEAMIKEGLLQELDYNNLPNFKNIREEFKNLPYDKEHKYSVPYLWGTIGILYDTTKIKEDIDSWNALWDKKYKGNIVMFDSVRDNLGVALKRLGYSMNTKNIDELEKAKEELIKQKPLVKAYDSDAYKDMMASGEAAISMCFLGDAMVLMEENPNLKYVLPKEGTNLWFDTMAVPITSKHKKEAELFINYLMRPEVAAKCAQFVMYATPNKEAMKLLPKEIRENEIIYPKGNFFEKGEVFIDLGEFTTEYDRIWTQVKAY
- a CDS encoding biotin transporter BioY, which codes for MKIKTRDMILVAMFAALMAIGAFIKIPTPIVPITLQYLFCAFSGVFLGARLGMYSQLLYVFIGLCGVPIFTGGGGLKYIYKPSFGYLIGFILCAYIIGKFTERLKEVKFKNIFFPVIGGLVAVYSIGVPYMYMIMRFYSGKSITFMTALKFGFFPFVIQDICWSILIAYTATKVVPALRRAGYVSIK
- the bioB gene encoding biotin synthase BioB; protein product: MKTFITEIKTRILAGGEITYEEAVKLMAIDEKDEETIKALFDAANMIREKFVGNKADLCSIINAKSGMCSEDCKYCAQSIHYQTGVEVYDLLDYDEILKRALEMEREGVNRFSLVTSGKGIDQRDFDKLIKIYERLTRDTNLKICASHGIISYEQAVRLKIAGVNMYHHNVEASSSFYENICSTHTYEDRINTINNVQKAGLKLCCGGIIGLGEAVEDRVKMAFEIKNLGIKSVPINILNPIKGTPLENVDKLSPLEILKAMAIFRLIIPDGVIRYAGGRVSLGAMQHMGFKAGVNAALVGNYLTTVGNKIIDDIRMIKEQGFEL
- a CDS encoding accessory gene regulator ArgB-like protein — its product is MEKCIGRILEVYKNYLGIDDNQEAILRYSLYLMMSAILGYFLALAAAWLLGTFSYVFVIMITISILRSSSGGAHCESMWNCAIFGMVVSNALGLLIKVIVPTKEITLSILVFVFLFGLWSINKYAPADTPQKPINTFEKREKLKRRSLVILVVWCFLNIGYYIIFKRGHSMVIASSLGVLWQCFSITKVGYKLWHKSDCLLNKILGK
- a CDS encoding cyclic lactone autoinducer peptide produces the protein MMRRLLQLSVAVLTFFAITNAASACATLGYQPELPEQLKGM